The following proteins come from a genomic window of Micromonospora echinofusca:
- a CDS encoding molybdopterin molybdotransferase MoeA: MTASADAEAAANELTPLADYLGSVLRRLRALPPLDLDLTQAHGNVLAEDVVAPHSFPAFDQAAVDGYAARWEDISGGGRGVGYVPSQSGGPGGRTVRLNVVGDLGAASWRPVRLTPGACFSVAAGAPLPLAADVVVPVEWTDQGMAAVEIFRVPKRGYGVRRAGEELPAGTLLARAGTYVSPALVAVFAATGIGHVVVRPSPRVVIVATGDELVDVGRGSQPGQTVDANSHALTAAAAEVGALAYRVGICDDDPEGLRGLLEDQTLRADLIITTGGTGTGPGDMVRRILSRREGSRAGPVTFTEVALYPGTSLGFGTVGAEEVPVVCLPGDTGSALIGFEVLARPAINLLAGAEPVFRPSVRAHLLETISSPVGLREFRPAHVAERRGGGYTVQPLNGGPYTLSGLAEANGLMVLGERVTTAAAGSTVDVLLLDRRR, translated from the coding sequence ATGACAGCGTCGGCCGACGCCGAGGCGGCCGCGAACGAGTTGACGCCGCTCGCCGACTACCTGGGCAGCGTGCTGCGCAGGTTACGCGCGCTGCCTCCGCTCGACCTCGACCTCACCCAGGCGCACGGCAACGTCCTCGCCGAGGACGTCGTGGCGCCGCACTCCTTCCCGGCCTTCGACCAGGCGGCCGTGGACGGGTACGCGGCGCGCTGGGAGGACATCTCCGGAGGGGGCCGGGGCGTGGGCTACGTCCCGTCCCAGTCGGGCGGGCCGGGCGGGCGCACCGTCCGGCTCAACGTCGTCGGCGACCTCGGCGCGGCGAGTTGGCGGCCGGTCCGGCTCACCCCGGGCGCCTGCTTCTCCGTCGCCGCCGGGGCGCCGCTGCCGCTCGCCGCGGACGTGGTCGTCCCGGTCGAGTGGACCGACCAGGGCATGGCCGCGGTGGAGATCTTCCGCGTCCCCAAACGGGGGTACGGGGTGCGCCGGGCCGGCGAGGAGCTGCCCGCCGGCACCCTGCTGGCCCGGGCCGGCACCTACGTGTCGCCGGCGCTGGTGGCCGTCTTCGCCGCCACCGGCATCGGGCACGTCGTGGTCCGGCCCAGCCCCCGGGTGGTCATCGTGGCCACCGGCGACGAGCTGGTCGACGTGGGCCGGGGCAGCCAGCCCGGCCAGACCGTCGACGCCAACTCGCACGCGCTGACGGCCGCCGCGGCCGAGGTGGGGGCGCTGGCGTACCGGGTGGGCATCTGCGACGACGATCCGGAGGGGCTGCGCGGGCTGCTGGAGGACCAGACGCTGCGCGCCGACCTGATCATCACCACGGGGGGCACCGGCACCGGGCCGGGCGACATGGTGCGGCGGATCCTCTCCCGCCGGGAGGGCAGCCGGGCCGGCCCCGTCACCTTCACCGAGGTCGCGCTCTATCCCGGCACCTCGCTCGGCTTCGGCACGGTCGGCGCCGAGGAGGTGCCGGTGGTGTGCCTGCCCGGCGACACGGGCTCGGCCCTGATCGGCTTCGAGGTGCTGGCCCGTCCGGCGATCAACCTGCTGGCCGGGGCGGAACCGGTGTTCCGGCCCAGCGTCCGCGCGCATCTGCTGGAGACGATCTCGTCCCCGGTGGGGCTGCGCGAGTTCCGTCCCGCGCACGTCGCCGAGCGGCGTGGCGGCGGCTACACGGTGCAGCCGCTCAACGGTGGCCCGTACACCCTCTCGGGGCTGGCGGAGGCGAACGGGCTGATGGTGCTCGGCGAGCGGGTGACCACCGCGGCGGCCGGCTCCACGGTGGACGTCCTCCTGCTGGACCGGCGCCGGTGA
- a CDS encoding UTP--glucose-1-phosphate uridylyltransferase: MSEHSANPSTATAATGRSRAVKAVIPAAGLATRFLPATKAVPKELLPVVDRPVLQYIVEEATQAGIGDVLLITGRGKTSMVDHFDRRPDLEARLEAKGDTERLAAVRGPSELAEIYTCRQPEQLGLGHAVGYAESHVGDQPFAVLLGDEFVKPAEPLLPAMLELQARTGGVVLAFFEVDPAETKRYGIASVEPAEAELTDIGEVVRVTGMVEKPKPEDAPSNLAVLGRYVLPASIFDAIRRTEPGSGGEIQLTDAMELLRNEGTPVHAIVYRGTRYDTGMPLGYLQTVVQIAAERDDLGAEFRKWLAEFVNTDASGVTGT; the protein is encoded by the coding sequence ATGTCGGAGCACTCAGCGAACCCCTCAACGGCGACCGCCGCAACCGGTCGCTCCCGCGCGGTCAAGGCCGTCATCCCGGCGGCCGGTCTGGCCACCCGGTTCCTGCCGGCCACGAAGGCGGTGCCCAAGGAGCTGCTCCCGGTGGTCGACCGCCCGGTGCTGCAGTACATCGTCGAGGAGGCCACCCAGGCCGGCATCGGTGACGTGCTGCTGATCACGGGTCGGGGCAAGACCTCGATGGTCGACCACTTCGACCGCCGCCCCGACCTGGAGGCGCGGCTGGAGGCGAAGGGCGACACCGAGCGCCTGGCCGCCGTACGCGGCCCGAGCGAGCTCGCCGAGATCTACACCTGCCGCCAGCCCGAGCAGCTCGGCCTGGGCCACGCCGTCGGCTACGCCGAGTCGCACGTCGGCGACCAGCCTTTCGCGGTGCTGCTGGGCGACGAGTTCGTCAAGCCCGCCGAGCCGCTGCTGCCGGCCATGCTGGAGCTCCAGGCGCGCACCGGCGGCGTGGTGCTGGCCTTCTTCGAGGTCGACCCGGCCGAGACGAAGCGCTACGGCATCGCCTCGGTGGAGCCGGCGGAGGCGGAGCTGACCGACATCGGCGAGGTCGTCCGGGTCACCGGCATGGTGGAGAAGCCCAAGCCGGAGGACGCGCCGAGCAACCTCGCGGTGCTGGGCCGCTACGTGCTGCCGGCCAGCATCTTCGACGCGATCCGGCGGACGGAGCCGGGCAGCGGCGGGGAGATCCAGCTCACCGACGCGATGGAGTTGCTGCGCAACGAGGGCACACCGGTGCACGCGATCGTCTACCGGGGCACCCGCTACGACACCGGCATGCCGCTGGGCTACCTCCAGACCGTGGTGCAGATCGCCGCCGAGCGCGACGACCTCGGCGCCGAGTTCCGCAAGTGGCTGGCCGAGTTCGTCAACACCGACGCGTCGGGCGTGACTGGTACATGA
- a CDS encoding diguanylate cyclase: MTLRGRLTTAFLAVALGPVVLGVMFVGATVAAVDSSRSTERLAVAAATVRTSVAALCQQLRAAADAVALTSDRPAAATQAVRRNLAAAVRVTDVAGRVTYATPGGPAEPWRDCAGPPVAGPVRALAARADLHDRAGGLLGAVTAAQPVDPAFVARLAAVTGVAVTLLDDASAPVRLAHSTESTAVRDAVLAAAGTLHGERVTETPDGRYVRRVGPSSGQPLPLVLSVPSERPRGLYVALGSAVLVATLLALVVAWRLARVTTRPLVELAGAVDRVARGDLTARVPVRSRDEIGRLAGAFNRMTRETGTYVAALTSSRDQLRGHLAVLGDTLASTHDLQRILRVILHSAIAATGARAGAVLLVDDGGVLVAQCTEGLAEAGAADEGSGPLRVPLGSGVVGAVAATGEPRRGRVEPSAAPPGEPVCRTYIAVPFAAPGPTDATARDGSALRPGPEPAVPTGALGVLALYDRLGADEFDDDDLVTLRTFAGHAAVAVDNVRVHEEAQRLSLTDPLTGLWNYRYLRESIRREVERATRFGRMLSVLALDLDRFKAVNDTYGHAAGDAVLAEFARRVRGEIREVDLAFRQGGEEFVLLLPETDARGAAIVAERLGAAVRDAPIAAGGHGGAAVAIGVTVSIGIAVHPDHGGTGQQVLDAADDALYAAKAAGRDTWRIAEERAGPPAREIPVPAAAVTPEDGMPRAGAPRQPVRAHPEPADPADTTAGSEPAAPDPVRPGPCGGASSGPHPPRQSRGR, encoded by the coding sequence GTGACGCTACGCGGGCGGTTGACCACAGCCTTCCTGGCGGTGGCGCTCGGCCCGGTGGTGCTCGGGGTGATGTTCGTCGGGGCGACCGTGGCGGCGGTCGACTCCAGCCGCTCGACCGAGCGGCTGGCGGTGGCCGCCGCGACCGTGCGCACCTCCGTCGCGGCCCTCTGCCAGCAGTTGCGGGCCGCCGCCGACGCGGTCGCCCTGACCAGTGACCGTCCGGCCGCCGCGACCCAGGCCGTCCGCCGCAACCTGGCCGCCGCCGTGCGGGTCACCGACGTCGCCGGCCGGGTCACCTACGCCACGCCCGGCGGCCCCGCCGAGCCGTGGCGCGACTGCGCCGGCCCACCGGTCGCCGGGCCGGTGCGGGCGCTCGCGGCCCGGGCCGACCTGCACGACCGGGCCGGCGGGCTGCTGGGCGCGGTCACCGCCGCGCAGCCGGTCGACCCGGCGTTCGTGGCGCGCCTCGCGGCCGTGACGGGGGTGGCGGTCACCCTGCTCGACGACGCCTCGGCGCCCGTCCGGCTCGCCCACAGCACCGAGTCGACCGCCGTACGCGACGCCGTGCTCGCCGCGGCCGGCACGCTGCACGGCGAGCGGGTCACCGAGACGCCCGACGGCCGGTACGTCCGCCGGGTCGGCCCGTCCTCCGGGCAACCCCTGCCGCTGGTGCTCTCGGTGCCCAGCGAACGCCCCCGCGGCCTGTACGTCGCACTGGGCTCGGCGGTGCTGGTGGCCACCCTGCTGGCCCTGGTGGTCGCCTGGCGGCTGGCCCGGGTGACGACCCGCCCGCTGGTCGAGCTGGCGGGCGCGGTGGACCGGGTGGCGCGCGGCGACCTGACCGCCCGGGTGCCGGTGCGCAGCCGGGACGAGATCGGCCGGCTGGCCGGCGCCTTCAACCGGATGACCCGCGAGACGGGCACCTACGTGGCGGCGCTGACCAGCAGCCGGGACCAGCTGCGCGGGCACCTCGCCGTGCTGGGGGACACCCTCGCCAGCACGCACGACCTGCAACGCATCCTGCGGGTGATCCTGCACAGCGCGATCGCCGCGACCGGCGCCCGGGCCGGCGCGGTGCTGCTCGTCGACGACGGCGGGGTGCTCGTCGCGCAGTGCACCGAGGGGCTGGCGGAGGCCGGGGCGGCGGACGAGGGGTCGGGGCCGTTGCGGGTGCCGCTGGGCAGCGGCGTGGTGGGCGCGGTCGCGGCCACCGGGGAGCCGCGCCGGGGCCGGGTGGAGCCCTCCGCCGCGCCGCCCGGGGAGCCGGTCTGCCGCACGTACATCGCGGTGCCGTTCGCCGCCCCCGGCCCGACCGACGCGACCGCCCGCGACGGGTCGGCCCTCCGCCCCGGACCGGAGCCCGCCGTCCCCACCGGTGCGCTCGGCGTGCTGGCCCTCTACGACCGGCTCGGCGCGGACGAGTTCGACGACGACGACCTCGTCACGCTGCGCACCTTCGCCGGTCACGCCGCCGTGGCGGTCGACAACGTCCGGGTGCACGAGGAGGCGCAGCGGCTCTCGCTGACCGATCCGCTCACCGGGCTGTGGAACTACCGCTACCTGCGGGAGTCGATCCGCCGGGAGGTCGAGCGGGCGACCCGGTTCGGCCGGATGCTGAGCGTCCTCGCCCTCGACCTGGACCGGTTCAAGGCCGTCAACGACACCTACGGGCACGCGGCCGGCGACGCCGTGCTGGCCGAGTTCGCCCGACGGGTGCGCGGCGAGATCCGCGAGGTCGACCTCGCCTTCCGGCAGGGCGGCGAGGAGTTCGTGCTGCTGCTGCCGGAGACCGACGCCCGGGGCGCGGCGATCGTCGCGGAGCGGCTCGGCGCGGCGGTCCGCGACGCCCCGATCGCCGCCGGCGGGCACGGCGGCGCGGCCGTTGCCATCGGAGTCACCGTCTCCATCGGCATCGCCGTGCACCCGGACCACGGCGGCACCGGCCAGCAGGTGCTGGACGCCGCCGACGACGCGCTCTACGCCGCGAAGGCGGCCGGCCGGGACACCTGGCGCATCGCCGAGGAGCGGGCGGGTCCGCCGGCGCGGGAGATCCCCGTCCCGGCCGCGGCGGTGACCCCCGAGGACGGCATGCCGCGCGCCGGCGCCCCCCGCCAGCCGGTGCGGGCCCACCCCGAACCGGCCGATCCCGCCGACACCACCGCGGGCAGCGAGCCGGCCGCGCCCGACCCGGTGCGGCCCGGTCCCTGCGGCGGCGCGTCTTCCGGTCCTCACCCTCCACGACAGAGCCGTGGCCGATAG
- a CDS encoding 5-formyltetrahydrofolate cyclo-ligase: MPDFSHGAEEAKRDARAAVLARRRALGAPQRADAAGRVQAELVALVRRLRPPRMTAYVPVGSEPGGPDLPAVLHAALPPGGELLLPVLRDDLDLDWAAWSGADDLVAAGRGMREPAGPRLGRAAVAGAALVVVPALAVDRRGRRLGRGGGSYDRALARVPAATLTVVPLHDGELVAALPAEPHDRPVRAVVTPAEGLRTLDAAPGVTDHTSAGRIRGR, translated from the coding sequence GTGCCCGATTTTTCTCATGGAGCGGAAGAGGCGAAGCGGGATGCGCGCGCCGCCGTGCTCGCCCGCCGCCGGGCGCTGGGCGCGCCGCAGCGGGCCGACGCCGCCGGGCGCGTACAGGCCGAGCTGGTGGCTCTCGTACGCCGGCTGCGCCCACCGAGGATGACGGCGTACGTGCCGGTCGGCTCCGAGCCGGGCGGGCCCGACCTGCCGGCGGTGCTGCACGCGGCGCTGCCGCCGGGTGGGGAGCTGCTGCTGCCGGTGCTCCGCGACGACCTCGACCTCGACTGGGCGGCCTGGAGCGGGGCGGACGACCTGGTGGCCGCCGGGCGGGGGATGCGCGAGCCGGCGGGGCCGCGACTGGGGCGGGCGGCGGTCGCCGGGGCGGCGCTGGTGGTGGTGCCGGCGCTTGCCGTGGACCGCCGGGGGCGGCGGCTGGGCCGGGGCGGCGGCTCGTACGACCGGGCGCTGGCCCGGGTGCCGGCGGCGACCCTGACCGTGGTGCCGCTGCACGACGGCGAGCTGGTGGCGGCGCTGCCCGCCGAGCCGCACGACCGGCCGGTGCGCGCGGTCGTCACGCCCGCCGAGGGGCTGCGTACGCTGGACGCCGCCCCGGGTGTCACGGACCACACTTCCGCTGGACGAATCCGGGGGCGATGA
- a CDS encoding FmdB family zinc ribbon protein — protein sequence MPTYQYACTACGHQLEAVQSFSDSPLTECPACEGRLRKVFNSVGIVFKGSGFYRTDSRSSGSDTANSGAAAKPAKSESSSGGDSGSTGSSSAGSSSSSAGSSSSAGAGGSSGGGGKTPAASTS from the coding sequence GTGCCCACGTACCAGTACGCCTGCACCGCGTGCGGTCACCAGCTCGAGGCGGTGCAGTCCTTCTCCGACTCGCCGCTGACCGAGTGCCCGGCGTGTGAGGGACGGCTGCGGAAGGTCTTCAACTCCGTCGGCATCGTGTTCAAGGGGTCGGGCTTCTACCGTACGGACTCGCGCTCGTCCGGCTCGGACACCGCGAACAGCGGCGCCGCCGCCAAGCCGGCGAAGTCGGAATCGTCCTCCGGCGGCGACTCCGGCTCGACCGGCTCGTCGTCGGCGGGTTCGTCCTCGTCCTCGGCGGGTTCGTCCTCGTCGGCGGGCGCGGGCGGCTCCTCCGGCGGCGGGGGCAAGACCCCGGCCGCCAGCACTTCCTGA
- a CDS encoding DUF2231 domain-containing protein: MFKEILGLPAHVLVVHAVVVLVPLLALLSAAYVALPRFRTRLDWAVAILAVVAPVSAFVAVESGEELTDAFVARGMQGPIVEQIFTHSRYGDILFRWVLPLAVASLLLLFVTSGHRRVPKLPSWVTPALSVVVVALGVVSLVYVYLTGHSGAEAVWGNTL; encoded by the coding sequence ATGTTCAAGGAGATCCTGGGTCTGCCGGCCCACGTGCTGGTGGTGCACGCGGTCGTCGTGCTCGTGCCGCTGCTGGCCCTGCTCTCCGCCGCGTACGTGGCGCTGCCCCGGTTCCGGACGCGGCTGGACTGGGCGGTGGCGATCCTCGCCGTGGTGGCGCCGGTGTCGGCCTTCGTCGCCGTCGAGTCGGGGGAGGAGCTGACCGACGCGTTCGTCGCCCGGGGCATGCAGGGCCCGATCGTGGAGCAGATCTTCACGCACTCGCGCTACGGCGACATCCTGTTCCGCTGGGTGCTGCCGCTGGCCGTGGCGTCGTTGCTGCTGCTGTTCGTGACGAGCGGGCACCGGCGGGTGCCGAAGCTGCCGTCCTGGGTGACCCCGGCGCTGTCGGTCGTGGTGGTGGCGCTCGGCGTCGTCAGCCTCGTCTACGTCTATCTGACCGGGCACTCCGGGGCCGAGGCGGTCTGGGGCAACACCCTCTGA
- a CDS encoding Fur family transcriptional regulator — protein MPGGEELLRSRGLRVTRPRLAVLDVLAAGGHLEVDEITRRVRQRLDSVSTQAVYDVLGALSRAGLSRRIEPAGSPARYEARAGDNHHHVVCRGCGEIADIDCAVGSAPCLDPDIAHGFEVDEAEVTFWGLCPTCQARRSADD, from the coding sequence ATGCCCGGTGGTGAGGAACTGCTCCGGTCGAGGGGCCTGCGGGTCACCCGGCCGCGCCTCGCCGTGCTCGACGTGCTGGCCGCCGGCGGTCACCTGGAGGTCGACGAGATCACCCGCCGGGTCCGCCAACGCCTCGACTCGGTCTCCACCCAGGCGGTCTACGACGTGCTGGGTGCCCTGTCGCGGGCCGGGCTGTCCCGCCGCATCGAGCCGGCCGGCAGCCCCGCCCGCTACGAGGCCCGGGCCGGGGACAACCACCACCACGTCGTCTGCCGGGGCTGCGGCGAGATCGCCGACATCGACTGCGCGGTCGGCAGCGCGCCCTGCCTGGACCCGGACATCGCCCACGGGTTCGAGGTCGACGAGGCGGAAGTGACGTTCTGGGGCCTCTGCCCCACCTGCCAGGCCCGCCGCTCCGCCGACGACTGA
- a CDS encoding oxygenase MpaB family protein, with translation MDSDDLGLFGPGSVTWKVHEEPILIVAGLRSLYLQSLHPRAMAGVAQNSNYRSDAWGRLVRTATYVGTTIYGTTAEAEAAGLRVRRRHARLRATDLFTGEEFRVDDPDLLRWVHVTEVESFLDTARRAGLPLTADEVDGYYTEQRRSAALVGLDPETVPGTAAEVADYYRRVRPELRMTREAAETALFLTAPPIPWKLSLPARIGLNLGPPRWAYFGIAGTALALLPAWARRMYGGLGLPTTALSADLSVRALRLTLATLPRRWREGPLQQAAKERAARLTGTPV, from the coding sequence GTGGACTCCGATGACCTCGGCCTCTTCGGTCCGGGTTCGGTCACGTGGAAGGTGCACGAGGAGCCGATCCTGATCGTCGCCGGCCTGCGTTCTCTCTATCTCCAGTCGCTGCATCCCCGGGCCATGGCCGGGGTCGCCCAGAACAGCAACTACCGCTCCGACGCCTGGGGCCGCCTGGTGCGCACCGCCACCTACGTGGGCACCACCATCTACGGCACCACCGCCGAGGCGGAGGCCGCCGGGCTGCGCGTACGCCGCCGGCACGCCCGCCTGCGGGCCACCGACCTGTTCACCGGGGAGGAGTTCCGCGTCGACGACCCCGACCTGCTGCGCTGGGTGCACGTCACCGAGGTCGAGTCGTTCCTCGACACGGCCCGCCGGGCCGGGCTGCCGTTGACCGCCGACGAGGTCGACGGCTACTACACCGAGCAGCGGCGCTCGGCCGCCCTGGTCGGCCTCGACCCGGAGACCGTCCCCGGCACCGCCGCCGAGGTGGCCGACTACTACCGGCGGGTCCGCCCCGAACTGCGGATGACCCGCGAGGCGGCCGAGACGGCGCTCTTCCTCACCGCGCCACCGATCCCGTGGAAGCTCAGCCTGCCCGCCCGGATCGGGCTCAACCTCGGGCCGCCCCGCTGGGCGTACTTCGGCATCGCCGGCACCGCCCTCGCGCTGCTGCCGGCCTGGGCCCGGCGGATGTACGGCGGGCTGGGCCTGCCCACGACCGCGCTCTCCGCCGACCTGAGCGTCCGGGCGCTGCGGCTGACCCTCGCCACGTTGCCCCGCCGGTGGCGGGAGGGCCCGTTGCAGCAGGCCGCCAAGGAACGCGCCGCCCGGCTCACCGGCACGCCGGTCTGA
- a CDS encoding RecB family exonuclease: MPERLFVCTPSKLGAYADCPRRYRYSYVDRPAPQKGPPWAHNSLGASVHTALKNWYALSPERRRPEALAALLKGTWVREGYRDDEQERAAYRRALGWLESYVETLEPGVDPLGVERVVAVKTAVLAFNGRADRIDSRPGPDGPELVIVDYKTGRTGLDADDARGSQALALYAYAAERVFRRPCRRVELHHLPTGTVAAHEHTVESLARQLTRAEETARDIMAAERAVADGEDPDEAFPTTPGPRCGWCDYRRTCPVGAQAPGKEPWAAVERVTEPVPGQD; the protein is encoded by the coding sequence ATGCCGGAACGGCTCTTCGTCTGCACCCCCAGCAAGCTGGGCGCCTACGCCGACTGTCCCCGGCGCTACCGCTACTCCTACGTCGACCGTCCGGCCCCGCAGAAGGGCCCGCCGTGGGCGCACAACTCCCTCGGCGCGAGCGTGCACACCGCCCTGAAGAACTGGTACGCGCTGAGCCCCGAGCGGCGCCGGCCGGAGGCCCTCGCCGCGTTGCTCAAGGGCACCTGGGTGCGTGAGGGCTACCGCGACGACGAGCAGGAGCGGGCGGCCTACCGCCGGGCCCTGGGCTGGCTGGAGTCCTACGTCGAGACCCTGGAGCCCGGCGTCGACCCGCTCGGCGTGGAGCGCGTCGTGGCGGTCAAGACCGCCGTGCTGGCCTTCAACGGCCGGGCCGACCGGATCGACTCCCGCCCCGGGCCCGACGGCCCGGAGCTGGTGATCGTCGACTACAAGACGGGCCGCACCGGGCTGGACGCCGACGACGCGCGCGGCTCGCAGGCGCTGGCGCTCTACGCGTACGCCGCCGAGCGGGTGTTCCGCCGGCCGTGCCGCCGGGTGGAGCTGCACCACCTGCCGACGGGCACCGTGGCCGCGCACGAGCACACCGTGGAGTCCCTGGCCCGGCAGCTCACCCGGGCGGAGGAGACCGCCCGCGACATCATGGCCGCCGAGCGGGCGGTGGCCGACGGGGAGGACCCCGACGAGGCGTTCCCGACCACGCCCGGCCCACGCTGCGGCTGGTGCGACTACCGGCGCACCTGCCCGGTGGGGGCGCAGGCCCCGGGCAAGGAGCCGTGGGCGGCCGTCGAGCGCGTCACCGAGCCGGTGCCCGGCCAGGACTGA
- a CDS encoding MarC family protein — protein MDAKLFGEVFVTLLVIVDPPGMMPIFLALTGPLTARDRNRAAWQAVALALGVIVIFAVAGQTLLDYLHVDLPALQAAGGLLLILVALELLTGKADDPSQQVTSNIALVPLGTPLLAGPGAIVATMLFVQQADGGADVTAIAAAIVAVMLAVWVVLRFSGGIVKILRPGGIEVLTRIAGLLLAAIAVQLIADAVAAFVTQYANMT, from the coding sequence GTGGATGCCAAGCTGTTCGGCGAGGTCTTCGTGACCCTGCTGGTGATCGTCGACCCACCGGGCATGATGCCCATCTTCCTGGCGCTGACCGGCCCCCTGACGGCGCGGGACCGCAACCGGGCGGCCTGGCAGGCCGTCGCCCTGGCACTGGGCGTGATCGTGATCTTCGCGGTGGCGGGGCAGACGCTGCTCGACTACCTGCACGTGGACCTGCCGGCCCTCCAGGCCGCCGGCGGGTTGCTGCTCATCCTGGTGGCGCTGGAACTGCTGACCGGCAAGGCCGACGACCCGAGCCAGCAGGTCACCTCGAACATCGCCCTGGTGCCGCTGGGTACGCCGCTGCTGGCCGGTCCCGGCGCCATCGTGGCCACCATGCTCTTCGTCCAGCAGGCCGACGGCGGGGCGGACGTCACGGCCATCGCCGCCGCGATCGTGGCCGTGATGCTCGCCGTGTGGGTCGTGCTCCGGTTCTCCGGCGGGATCGTCAAGATCCTGCGTCCCGGCGGGATCGAGGTGCTGACCCGGATCGCCGGTCTGCTGCTGGCCGCCATCGCGGTGCAGCTCATCGCGGACGCGGTGGCCGCGTTCGTGACCCAGTACGCCAACATGACCTGA
- a CDS encoding PHP domain-containing protein, producing MSAAPRIDLHTHSTASDGTLGPAELVRAAAESGLDVVAITDHDTTAGWAPALAALPAGLSLVRGAELSCRWYGEEPPVPLHLLAYLFDPDAPELVAELARVRAARKERGERIVALLRADGIDVSWPEILAGAAGGTVGRPHIAQALIRAGLVTTTTEAFGPDWLGERYRLPKEDIDVFRAVRLVRAAGGVPVFAHPRASRRGRIVPDELIADLAAIGLAGLEADHEDHSPAERAHVRALADELGLLVTGSSDFHGTHKTVRLGAFTTEPEAYERIVAEARGVTEVASG from the coding sequence ATGAGCGCGGCACCGCGGATCGACCTGCACACCCACTCCACCGCCAGCGACGGCACGCTCGGCCCGGCCGAGCTGGTACGGGCGGCGGCCGAGTCGGGGCTGGACGTGGTGGCGATCACCGACCACGACACCACGGCCGGCTGGGCGCCCGCACTGGCGGCGCTGCCGGCCGGGCTCAGCCTGGTCCGGGGCGCGGAACTCTCCTGCCGCTGGTACGGCGAGGAACCCCCGGTGCCGCTGCACCTGCTGGCGTACCTGTTCGATCCGGACGCACCGGAACTCGTGGCGGAGCTGGCCCGGGTGCGGGCCGCCCGGAAGGAGCGGGGCGAGCGGATCGTGGCGCTGCTGCGGGCCGACGGGATCGACGTGAGCTGGCCCGAGATCCTGGCCGGCGCGGCCGGCGGGACCGTGGGCCGGCCGCACATCGCGCAGGCGCTGATCCGGGCCGGCCTGGTGACCACGACGACGGAGGCGTTCGGGCCGGACTGGCTGGGCGAGCGCTACCGGCTGCCCAAGGAGGACATCGACGTCTTCCGCGCGGTCCGGCTCGTGCGCGCGGCGGGCGGCGTGCCCGTGTTCGCCCACCCCAGGGCCAGCCGGCGGGGGCGGATCGTGCCCGACGAGCTGATCGCCGACCTGGCCGCGATCGGGCTGGCGGGGCTGGAGGCCGACCACGAGGACCACTCGCCGGCCGAACGGGCGCACGTCCGGGCCCTGGCCGACGAGCTGGGCCTGCTGGTGACCGGCTCGTCGGACTTCCACGGCACGCACAAGACCGTCCGGCTCGGCGCGTTCACCACCGAACCGGAGGCGTACGAGCGGATCGTCGCCGAGGCGCGCGGGGTGACCGAGGTCGCTTCCGGCTGA